TTGAACAGCCATATACAAGGCGTGGCGAAGCCTACATGAGCCACGTTTGGTTATTCGGTTTACCGATGCAGTAAACTTTCCAGAAGAATACACACTAGGATCTATTCCAGCGAATGCAACTAACTTCTTGGCATCATTAAACCGATCTATCTCTCCGATTTCAGAAATAATCGTTGCAGCGATTTTTTCTCCGACTCCAGGGATAGATTGAAGAATCTCATATTCTTCAATTTCACTTGCGAGGGCATCTATTTCATTCGCAATATTGGATAGATGCTCTTGGTATTGAAGAACAATCTTAACCAAGATTTCAAGGTTAAAAATATGACTATCGTAGAGATTGTTTTGAAAAGGATCACGATTGGCGGCTTCTCTTAACTTCTGTGCCTTTTCCTTTGCCCATGACTCCGAACGACTCATACATAACGAACCTATTTTATCAGTTAATTCTTTTTCACTTACACTTAATACTGCCTTAGAAGTAGGGAATTCTAGTAAAGTAAGCAAAGATACCTTTGAATAGAGGCTTCCAAAAACCCCTCGATACTCAGGAAAGACCTGATCAATTAAGGAATGTAGCTGTATCTTAGTTTTTGCAGATATTTCTGCAATACTCTCTTGTTGCCTTGTTAGATTACGAAGGTTTAAGAGTTGAACACCACGCTTCTTATAAGGCTCTAGTTCTTCTTTATAAAACAGTTCACAAAGATGATAAGCATCAATCGCATCAGTTTTAACCTTTCGAAGGCTTGAGCTCTTGGCTCTATGTGAGATAAGTGGATTCACGATAATATAAACATAATTTTGTTCCTCTAGAAACTGAATAACGGGAATATGATAGTGCCCAGTTGATTCTAAAACGACCGAAGGTTGATAACCACCAGTTTCCTTTTCCACATCTAGAAGGAATTCTAATAGACTTTCTAACCCTTTAAGATCATGTTTAATACTAAAACTCTTACGGTATGGTTTTCCTTTATCTAAAAATGCTTGAACTTGGCTTTCCCCTTTTGATACATCCAGACCAATCACTGGATTCATATTAATTACTCCTCCTCCTAGAAATACATATTAGTCGGTATCCCCTAAAGCTCCTTGTAATGTCATAGGTTCGCTTGTTAAACGGGATCATGGTCCCAACCAGCCTGAAACATGTTTATACAAGTAGGGGGTGAACAGTTTACTTGACGGGATCTAGTCCCACGGGGGCGACGTTCTACCCCGACTACCGTAATCATATGACCATATAGAAAAAGGTCAACCAGAAAATTCTGGCTAACCTTATATTACGAACGGGTGCAAGAGTTAGGGAAGTGGGATGGCTGCGGCGATCCCATTTTCTTATTGTGCTGACGGGCAGGTTAGTTCAACAACCATATAGAATATAGATTGTGAAAAGGGCTTTTGAGAGGAGGAATTTTGTGCAAGATAATTTAGCTTTTCATATTCCAACTTATACAGACGATGATTCAACCTTTCCCAAACCAGTAAATAGAAGTTATGATTATTGGGTTCATTTAATAAAATACTTTTTATTAAAATCTGATACGATTGAAGTGCATTGTTGGAATGAAGAAATTGACACAATTGATGAAATTAAAAAACTCAACTCATTTGAGATGTTTCAAGAAGAAAATATTACTGTCTTTAAGGGAATGAAAACCTCAATTATTTCAGCTTATCTATCGAATGACAATATTAATAATATTGGAGAGTTCAAATGGTTTACAGTTAATTTAGATAAAGGTACGGTGCCAGTATTTCATTCAGGTCATTGGGGAACTGAATTCTTTGTTCCTAATGCTATGGAAAAAGATGTTGAACTTATTAAAAATGTAATTCCAGCCGAAACTAGTTTTCATAATTATTAATACATTCTTTTTTTTACTAAATGCGGCATTTGCAAAAGAAACTGGGTGCGGTTTTCGAAGATTTTCTTATTGAAGTAACGGAGCAGTTTACTTCAAAAAGAAGGATTTTGAAATTTGAATCTAGAAGTAAAATTAACGATATTTGGTTATTGAGAAGAGGTGGAGATAAATGAAAAAAGGCATCAGTTTCCTAATTGCAAATAGATACGGAAGTTACCTGGGAGAGGTATTGAAGCCTTTTAATACGACTGACTTCAACTGGCTTATTGGGGGCGAAGAGTCATATTTTGTGGAGGATGATACGCTAGGTAAACCACTTTTCCCAGAAGACTCAATCGTTTTGGACGGTAAGATTCTAAAAAATATTATAGAAAAAAATGAGTATTATCTAATATTTGCAGATTTAAAAGCGTACCCAAAAGGAAATAATCCAGCGGATATTAAAACGTATGATGAGTTTTTAAAAAGCAATTGTCAACTCGTGTTATTAGTCGTTGATACTATATATATGATAATCTATTGTAAGGACTCGGAAAAACTTGAAAGTTTATTTCAAAACGCAAAGTTAAAAGGTTTTGAGGACCTCCAGTACATTACGGATGAAAATGACACAATAGAAAGGCTATCTTGTTGGTAAAACGAACTTATAACTACACATTCTATTTCAAACTAACAGGGGCAAGAGTTGAAGACCCAGCTGCCAATTAAGGTGGCTTTTTTCTTTATTGAAGTAACGGGCATGTTAATGCAAGAAGGAGTTTAAACGGAATATAGATTGCTTGTAAATGCACTTTACTTAAATGAGCGGTATAAACTATCTTTTCGGAATATTGACTATTATTAGAGTTAGGCTTAAATACTTTTTGGTAAAATTGTTAATAAAGGGGGATTGAATTGAAAAAATTTTATTTATTAATTTTAATGATCATTACTCTAGTAGGTTGTCAAACAAATAAAACATCTCAAGCAAATAACACATTTTTAAAGTATAAAAGTGCTGTTGAATACGGGCTACAAGACGAAGGAATTACCAAAGATGATATCATTGATGAAATTCAAGTTGGTGGGGAACAATTTATTATTTTTGCAAACCCTAATTTAAGTGATTCAATTGCAATTGCAAATATTAATGTAGACAAAAATGGTGCTTATACTTGGAACCTAGTTGGTTCAAGATGTGCTTTTGCAATGAGTTCAAATCATAGTATTCCTTCGGTTAAGGATGAAATTCAAACGATATCCAGAAAAAAATTTAACTTTTATCTGGGACCGGATAAAACTAAACTAGCGTTGATGGCAGATGTGGATAACGAAGAACTTAAATACGATGAAAAAAGAGAGTTGTATTATATTATTAGGGAAATATAGAATTTCTTTTACGCCCCTTTTTTATTGGAATATCAGCAAGTATTGGGCAATTTGGTTGTATTAAAAAGGCGGTGGTTTTTATTGATTAAAAAGTATTTAGTTTTATATGTCCCAGCAATAATTATTTCAGCCATTCTATATTTTACATTACCTCAACATTTAAAATATCTAATAATAATTCCTCCAGGGATAGCAGGGGTGATTTATAATATTTGGTCAAAAAGACCGATAAGGTAAATGGAATTTATTTTCGTTATTGAAGTAAACCAGCTAATAGTTTGTCAACATTTTTCAATAAAAAGTTTAATAACCTCATGATATACTAAAAATGTTCATGCCAAATAACCTTCCTAAATTCTCTTTCTGGAAGGTTTTGTTGTATTTAGTTAGATATAGGTTCTAAGCTATATCTTGGAAAGTTGTTCTGCTTTTTAGTAAGGCATAAATCCAATGTAAGAGTTTGTTTACACAAGCAATAATGGCTACTCTAAAGGGTTTTCCTTCTTCTCGTTTCTTATCGTAAAACTCACGTAGTCTTCTATTACGTGGAATGATCTCATCAGTCGTTTTCTTTTTACGGGAATCTCGAATACCACTTTGAACAGCCATATACAAGGCGTGGCGAAGCCTACATGAGCCACGTTTGGTTATTCGGTTTACCGATGCAGTAAACTTTCCAGAAGAATACACACTAGGATCTATTCCAGCGAATGCAACTAACTTCTTGGCATCATTAAACCGATCTATCTCTCCGATTTCAGAAATAATCGTTGCAGCGATTTTTTCTCCGACTCCAGGGATAGATTGAAGAATCTCATATTCTTCAATTTCACTTGCGAGGGCATCTATTTCATTCGCAATATTGGATAGATGCTCTTGGTATTGAAGAACAATCTTAACCAAGATTTCAAGGTTAAAAATATGACTATCGTAGAGATTGTTTTGAAAAGGATCACGATTGGCGGCTTCTCTTAACTTCTGTGCCTTTTCCTTTGCCCATGACTCCGAACGACTCATACATAACGAACCTATTTTATCAGTTAATTCTTTTTCACTTACACTTAATACTGCCTTAGAAGTAGGGAATTCTAGTAAAGTAAGCAAAGATACCTTTGAATAGAGGCTTCCAAAAACCCCTCGATACTCAGGAAAGACCTGATCAATTAAGGAATGTAGCTGTATCTTTGTTTTTGCAGATATTTCTGCAATACTCTCTTGTTGCCTTGTTAGATTACGAAGGTTTAAGAGTTGAACACCACGCTTCTTATAAGGCTCTAGTTCTTCTTTATAAAACAGTTCACAAAGATGATAAGCATCAATCGCATCAGTTTTAACCTTTCGAAGGCTTGAGCTCTTGGCTCTATGTGAGATAAGTGGATTCACGATAATATAAACATAATTTTGTTCCTCTAGAAACTGAATAACGGGAATATGATAGTGCCCAGTTGATTCTAAAACGACCGAAGGTTGATAACCACCAGTTTCCTTTTCCACATCTAGAAGGAATTCTAATAGACTTTCTAACCCTTTAAGATCATGTTTAATACTAAAACTCTTACGGTATGGTTTTCCTTTATCTAAAAATGCTTGAACTTGGCTTTCCCCTTTTGATACATCCAGACCAATCACTGGATTCATATTAATTACTCCTCCTCCTAGAAATACATATTAGTCGGTATCCCCTAAAGCTCCTTGTAATGTCATAGGTTCGCTTGTTAAACGGGATCATGGTCCCAACCAGCCTGAAACATGTTTATACAAGTAGGGGGTGAACAGTTTACTTGACGGGATCTAGTCCCACGGGGGCGACGTTCTACCCCGACTACCGTAATCATATGACCATATAGAAAAAGGTCAACCAGAAAATTCTGGCTAACCTTATATTACGAACGGGTGCGTTTCTGTAATAAACAGGGACGCTTTTTTTTATTAGCTAAAGGTGTACAGTAAATACCCCTTAACATATTAAAGGGTTAAATTGAAAATACTACCATAGTAAAAAACTATAAAAAAGGATGTGATCAGTATCAAGTTTTTCAAAATAGTTATTATGTTTATCATATTAACCTGTTCCTTTACATTTGGAGCAAAAGCAACAACCTACACTAGCGAACAATTACAAAAGACTTATTTTGAAATAGGCTATACTGGAATACACCAGGCATTAAAAGATAGCAGTATACATTTTAATCGCAATATTGAGCTACCAGTGCAAATTCCACCTATTGCTTTTACTCATAGCTTTGCAAGGGTAGGTAATATAGAAGATAAGCCTAATGATAAACTTGAAATCGAGTACATTAATAAAGATATACCTGAGAATCACTATAAGATTTTTGTTCAACCTGCAGAATATGGTTTAAAAATAAAAGAAAAGCTAATTGATCAAAGGTTAAAAATAAAAGGTAGTGTAGCGATCCTTAGTACCAAGGCAGTAAGAGGATTTAACCTCTTTGTATTTGAAAAGGATGGTTTCCAATATATCTTGAGTGTTGATAAGAGGGTATCGAACATAGTCACACCAAAAATATTTAAGGAAATCGCAAATTCCATTCCTAAATAAAACAAATATTTAAATGAGCATTGGGTATTTACATAAGTTTATTAAAAGTAAGGAGGTTGCCCAATTGGTTATTTTGAGAACAAGTAATTTTTACGATGATACAACTTGTAGTGTAAGAGATGACTTTTTAGAATTAGAATTTTTAGTTGTAGGAAATCACTTTTATGAAGAAATATAATATTGTATTTCTAATCCTCATTGGATTTTTATTTAATTCATCCAGCCAAATGGCTGAAGCAAAAAATAATACTAATCAACAGATCCCTTTTTTGGAACAATTATTGACGCACTCATTAAAGCATTATGAGGTCGAATACATTAAAATTGAAAATGATTCTGGGCAGCAGCGTGTTTTCAGTATCAACGATGGTTTTCAAGAACGTGTACTAAGAAAAGTGGTACACTGGCTTAATCACTCTAGCCGAGTGAATGGAACAATCGAGGTATCTTTAAATAATCCATCTAATAAATTGACGTTAAAAATGGCAAATAATGAAGTGATTACTATTGAACCCGCCTATACGTGTAAAGTTGACAAAAAACGAAAAACCTGCACTGCTAAAGATGGAGAATTAATCGTTTCAGGAAACAGCAAAAAAATACGATTAAAGTCACAATCTCTTTATGATTGGCTCGTTGTAGGGTGGAGAAAAGAAGTGGTGGGACCTATTAAAGAAGAGTTGCTTGAAGAAGCATTGTTTACACGTTATTTAAATTATTTGGGTCCATCTTATTCGGAATTTTTTATGTGTCCAAAAATCAGAATTGAACCCATTGATGGAGATCCCAGGAGACATCTCATTTTTGCCAGTGCTTTAAACTATTCAGGACACCACGGTAGCGATTATGATAAACTTACTTTTTCTGTAAGGGATTCTAACCTAACAGGGTTACAAGTGACAAATGTAAAAATAAAGAAACATATATCGCAAGAAGAAAGCCAAAAACAATGCCAAACGTTCGATTAAATATAGTTTATACGAAAGGGCGTTTCTTTTAGGGAGGGGACGCTTCTTGTTTGGGTTTTTACAGCAAATTTAAGTTATTATTAGTTTGTGAAGGTTTGTACTTAAGCTAACGGGTGCTTTAACATAATAAGTTATAAAATAAAAGAGTCTAAAATATGCAAGTTTTATGCATTTCTTGCGTATGTTGGCTTTTTTACATAAAAAAAGATACTGCCGTTTATAGCATTTATTAATTGCCAAATACAATGCTGTCATTGCGGCAGCTTTTTTTATTGTGCAAAGGTCAGGATGGAGAATGCCTGAAGAATATTTTCCTTATGAATGGAAGGAAAGACCAGACGAAGTTCGTGACTTTTGGCTAAATTACAAGCACTTAATTGCAACTGAATTTACTTAAATCCAAAGACATCAGCAAATCCTTGCTACTAAGAGGTAAGAAACCAAGGGAATCGTCCCCCTGGTCTATTGCTACAAGTGTAGTAGACTGATAAAATCATAGTACACTGCGTGATGATCAAAAAATATTCTATATCCTTTTTTATAAAGGAATATATTGAACACCAGAAATGGCTAAAATACATAGTAAGGAATGAATGGAAAGAAGGGAATAACATGGGGAGAGATCGGAAATTTAATGAAGTGGACTTATTCCTTTGCACCAAAAAGCTCATTATTGAAACGGGATATGAAGGATTTACCATTGGTCAATTAGCCTCACAGTTAGATATCTCACGAGCAGCCATTTATAAGTATTATCAAAATAAGGATGAATTGTTATTAGATTTTATGCTAGATGAAATGAACCATACATTGAAGAGTTTTTCATCTATTCCAGAGGAGTTACCTTTTCTAGAAAAGATCGACTTACTTTTGCAAAAAATATATAAGTACAAGGATTTACATTCAATACTTGGGATTCAGGAAGGTATTTCTACCAAAAACGCACCACATCTAGAAGCGAAGAAAAACCAACTCTCGCTCATGCATCGTGAACTATATCAGCCTCTTATGCATCTAGTTCAGCAAGGTAAGTCAGAAGGCTATATGGATATGGACATGCCGAATGAATTATTACTAGGGTTTATTTTTCAAAGTATTGCGATTCCTAACCATTCAGGAATGGACACTGAAGAAGTGTTCAATTATACAAAGAAGTTAATTCTCAATGGAATTCTAAAAAAAAAGTGACACAATTGTAACTTATATGTATAATAATCTTTGTGAAACACATATAAGTTATTTTTTTTAGCAAAAGTGACACATGTGTAACTAATCTTGAAGGGGGAGTTCGAGTTTGTTTTTAGCCATAAAGGAATTAAAGTATGCAAAATTTCGTTATTTAATGATGAGTATTATTATTATCTTAATTGCATGGTTGGTTTTTATTTTATCAGGGCTGGGAAATGGCCTTTCGACACTGAGTGCTGCCGCTGTTAAAAACCTAGATGCCAATTATGTTGTTTATGAAAAATCTGCTGGTGCTACCTTTAGTAAGTCGATTATTTCTGGAGATTTAATTGATGAGATAAGAGCAAATAAAGATGTAAAGGATGCAACTGGTTTTGGAGCATCCATGGCCGCTGTATCCAAAGAGAAAACAGACGATAGTCAAAAGAAAACGGATGTTGCACTAATTGGAGTCACGAGCGGTTCGTTTATTGAACCAACCGTTATAGAAGGAAAGCAACTTTCAACCGATAAGAAGTTTGGTGTGTTAGCCAATCAAACGTTAAAAGATGCGGGATATCAAATTGGCGATGAGTTGCTTGTTTCTAATTCAAATATGAAATTAACCATTAGCGGTTTTGTTGAAAATGAAACCTTCAACCATTTACCTGTATTATTTACAAATATGGATACATGGAGAGCGTATCAATATGCAGCACCGGGGTCTGACAATGGGGTGAAAAATCCCGTTCAAGCCATTACGTTAAACGCACCAAATTTAGATGCTGCCATGCTGAATAAAAAGGTCCAAGGAATTGAAACCGTAACAAAAAATGCAGCTGTTCAAGGAATGCCAGGGTATAAGGAAGAGACTGGTACCATTATCATGATGCTTGCATTCTTAATTGTTATATCAGCATTTATCATTGCCGTTTTCTTCTATGTGATTACGATTCAGAAGACTCCACAATTTGGTGTGATGAAGGCGATGGGAGCATCCAATCGATTTATTTCAAAATCAATTGTGGGACAAGTATTTATTTTATCCTTCTTTGGAATTTTGGTCGGCATTGGATTAACGTATTTAACCGCTCTTGCCTTCCCGAAAAATATGCCTTTTGACTTAGATGCTAAACTTGTTGCCTTATATGGACTAGCTTTATTAGTGATTAGCTTATTGAGTTCCATCATTTCAGTACGACAAATTACAAAAATTGATCCGCTGATTGCTTTAGGGAGGGTGGAATAGATGAGTGGTATTCAGTTACAACAGGTGACGAAACAATATAAAGAGGGAGCTGCGACCGTAACCGCTCTAAAGGAAGCTTCTTTTACTGTGAATCCTGGTGAGCTAGTGGCAATTGTGGGTCCTTCAGGTTCAGGAAAAAGCACGTTGTTATCTATTATTGGTTCTTTAATCAAGCCCACTACTGGCAAGGTAATTGTAAATGGTCAAGATGTTGGGACCCTAAATGAGAAGCAATTAGCAGACTTCCGTTTGAATGAGATAG
The window above is part of the Bacillus sp. SORGH_AS_0510 genome. Proteins encoded here:
- a CDS encoding IS110 family transposase — translated: MNPVIGLDVSKGESQVQAFLDKGKPYRKSFSIKHDLKGLESLLEFLLDVEKETGGYQPSVVLESTGHYHIPVIQFLEEQNYVYIIVNPLISHRAKSSSLRKVKTDAIDAYHLCELFYKEELEPYKKRGVQLLNLRNLTRQQESIAEISAKTKIQLHSLIDQVFPEYRGVFGSLYSKVSLLTLLEFPTSKAVLSVSEKELTDKIGSLCMSRSESWAKEKAQKLREAANRDPFQNNLYDSHIFNLEILVKIVLQYQEHLSNIANEIDALASEIEEYEILQSIPGVGEKIAATIISEIGEIDRFNDAKKLVAFAGIDPSVYSSGKFTASVNRITKRGSCRLRHALYMAVQSGIRDSRKKKTTDEIIPRNRRLREFYDKKREEGKPFRVAIIACVNKLLHWIYALLKSRTTFQDIA
- a CDS encoding TetR/AcrR family transcriptional regulator — its product is MGRDRKFNEVDLFLCTKKLIIETGYEGFTIGQLASQLDISRAAIYKYYQNKDELLLDFMLDEMNHTLKSFSSIPEELPFLEKIDLLLQKIYKYKDLHSILGIQEGISTKNAPHLEAKKNQLSLMHRELYQPLMHLVQQGKSEGYMDMDMPNELLLGFIFQSIAIPNHSGMDTEEVFNYTKKLILNGILKKK
- a CDS encoding ABC transporter permease, translated to MFLAIKELKYAKFRYLMMSIIIILIAWLVFILSGLGNGLSTLSAAAVKNLDANYVVYEKSAGATFSKSIISGDLIDEIRANKDVKDATGFGASMAAVSKEKTDDSQKKTDVALIGVTSGSFIEPTVIEGKQLSTDKKFGVLANQTLKDAGYQIGDELLVSNSNMKLTISGFVENETFNHLPVLFTNMDTWRAYQYAAPGSDNGVKNPVQAITLNAPNLDAAMLNKKVQGIETVTKNAAVQGMPGYKEETGTIIMMLAFLIVISAFIIAVFFYVITIQKTPQFGVMKAMGASNRFISKSIVGQVFILSFFGILVGIGLTYLTALAFPKNMPFDLDAKLVALYGLALLVISLLSSIISVRQITKIDPLIALGRVE
- a CDS encoding DUF2691 family protein, with the protein product MKKGISFLIANRYGSYLGEVLKPFNTTDFNWLIGGEESYFVEDDTLGKPLFPEDSIVLDGKILKNIIEKNEYYLIFADLKAYPKGNNPADIKTYDEFLKSNCQLVLLVVDTIYMIIYCKDSEKLESLFQNAKLKGFEDLQYITDENDTIERLSCW
- a CDS encoding IS110 family transposase — translated: MNPVIGLDVSKGESQVQAFLDKGKPYRKSFSIKHDLKGLESLLEFLLDVEKETGGYQPSVVLESTGHYHIPVIQFLEEQNYVYIIVNPLISHRAKSSSLRKVKTDAIDAYHLCELFYKEELEPYKKRGVQLLNLRNLTRQQESIAEISAKTKIQLHSLIDQVFPEYRGVFGSLYSKVSLLTLLEFPTSKAVLSVSEKELTDKIGSLCMSRSESWAKEKAQKLREAANRDPFQNNLYDSHIFNLEILVKIVLQYQEHLSNIANEIDALASEIEEYEILQSIPGVGEKIAATIISEIGEIDRFNDAKKLVAFAGIDPSVYSSGKFTASVNRITKRGSCRLRHALYMAVQSGIRDSRKKKTTDEIIPRNRRLREFYDKKREEGKPFRVAIIACVNKLLHWIYALLKSRTTFQDIA